The window tgtaagcgcaatatcttaaaaaccagtggaaataaagtgtatacattaaagcttattcaatttgtcttggaacgcactatcaactcaggtgttaaaaaaatagtgccacttgaaaaaccgaacttgaccatcgtatcttttaaaataataataaaaaaaatcatctcggctaataaattgaccctctcgaaccattcaattacatattttttaaaattttttatctccaatagttTAGGAGACATCGCGCTGTCCaatcttaggtgggacaccctgtatgggtggaaagtagcttagcgcgagggtgctactctttcCGGTTAGAGTGAATCTTATCGGCATATTCCGAGAAACTACTCGACTAGTACTGAATCAGAGTGATgggaagtcaatccttaaatttggtgccgatcgtttgtagaaagcgtaaaCATAGTTGTCTACAGTTGCTTCGATCGTACTCCTGAAAAGACGTTCAATTATAATCAATTTTCACGatatctttatccagatattgtaccaattcgtTAGGCAGTCGAAGATTGCTAAAGCTGTCGAAATATACAGCTCGACGACCTTTCTCCGCACACGCCACCCATTGAGTCCCCGGTACttcgacattgtccaaatttacgatatcgctctcgtttcgacgtactcctccgAACGGTAGCGCGTtacgcataaaaacacctctaaagaatggaatacgcatatgTTTTGCGAAATCCATCAATTCTGCATCAGTAGTTACGCCCacaggcatttttattgtcttttcggcattttttctttcgtttcgatattccctgtccgcgttTGTATGGTGTGGGATAAAGTcagcgaccttccatggtgcgattatgacgctgcatttcctgcagctgatgttgcgccgccttattatcgtttaccgccttggcgatccctgCCGCTCCGCCAGCTAATGAGCTGAGAACATCTAGTAGCGGGGGAAGTGGTAATATACCACCCCGTTTTATcaccggaagaatccgcttttgcgGTGCTTTCTTTGCAGTTCTCTTGctgggttttgttttcatccccattccgattttcatCTTGACCTTCATATCTgtccaaacagctgtagcagcgcctctttcacccagagtcgagtctcgcgcaacgatatgttttcgcgctttgtcagcgagtatGTTATCTGCCACATGCCTTTCACCAAGATCGTTACTGCGCGAATACGCAATATCGTGtgcgcgacacgctgcgtccaacggattgatgccttgatcacctctagccaatcgttttgccagacgagttcctggaccacaaaactggtaTCCCGGGATATATAATTCGATAAGtagcgcgtttatcgcccgatttaatcCGCCGGCAGTCGCGCCTAAAAGTTTTACACGAGCGGGCGCGTCGTGTACTCCGTACACGGAGGTTTGATTTGGCTGAAAAACTGTTTTACCGTAATTTATTCTACCCAGCATCCCTATGAATTCTTTCAGTGGACATGtttgcatcatgctacgtacttgtcaggttcaaattcagattggaagtgtctctggttgaaagaaaacgaaagtataccgCATATCTTGCTGGTGACCGCGCCCGTCTACTTCACAATTTTTCattgttcgcctccgattgttctggtttttttatatgttttagaggaccgaaatatAAGAAACTGGTGAGTAGTATAGCTAGGcgggttctaattcaaatttgagtttcaagatCATGATAAGGATTTCCCACGACctcgaaatccaaatttgagtttgaaaattttcaaaatttgttttttgccggcggcggcggatgacgtcatagagatggcggagtggtggggggtatagcgtgagaactgatatcgaatcaaTCGATACTGAATCGCTATCGAACCGATACCGAAGTGCGTGGAGGGGGAAACCCGCGGGTGAAGTCGGTAAGGAgggaaatatcaattttaagatattaatatataacgaaaaacagaaactcggggcgacggggctcgaacccaagacctccggcattactggtcagccgcctaaccaactcccccaaacgccggcTCTCTGGCATTAGTCTttcccgaatggtacatataccgaaaccaacggagcgtcacatatgtgacataCGCACGAacaccatgagccgttgccaaacgtcaACGCGTACGCATGAATCGTGGAAAGAATTATGATGCcgggaagagaaagaggaagacgggtaaataaatagagaaataatatgttgtacgaaattattattattattattaaattaacgggagaacaatttagatacaaagtatacagggtgtcccaaaaatgtcggagttccttgaaaggggtgactcagggggtgatttgaaacaactttttccttagcgaaaatattgtccgaagcttcgttaacgagatattaacaaaaacccccgaccaatcagagcgcgcgccttccgcccgagttcccgttgtagcgttggctacgcggtaggcggctgcgcttgtactaggcaggtacgaacaagcaagtcggcatgcatcgaaggaaaccgcgttatacagttttttttttttaagcaaaatcttaaataataattgtttgaagtgagagaacaagaaatacgtaaatttcgttttcaaataaggcataaacgaaaaggtaatgtaacagaaaatgtacgacaagtgatcgtaattcgttattgaggtaaaaatccgtagtttaattacggccaacataactaaatttaaaaaataatattaggtgtatgaataaattctttcagattggatttacataatcggtataaagcaaccgaatttctatcgcagtgatattcgtaagctaccagaaaaatggcaaaaggtaattaacaataatggaaattatttcgatgattgagttgttttcatattttttaaatcaaactgttattgtaccctaaaatcgaacagaatttatttctacacctaataatcactaataaattaaattacactcacccctacgggcattcctttccttcctttccttctttttcggaaacctgtgtcactaagtaggtcactgtgccgatcctggtcatcggtggacgaaaagagtTATGGTACGGTTGCGcccagtgcacagctgatctcaggtacacgacaccatccaaagttaagggtcgcaacatcaagtgcgtccgggttaatgtaccgaatattcacttcactgcactcctactaacactgatcacttaatttatttttcatggaacgtgttgttcctacgttataaaaatttgtggaaatgaatgagaacttggcgttcggagccgtgggtattcctgcgcaaattctcacactgcagcacttgcgtccccgttgttcggggggtacactcagaacctcgagtaatactcttgagcagagaacatttctgggacgagattgctagctgattgacaggattttttccaagcaacttcctctacccccaagtagtttctctcgttccattatgagttaactcccaccagaacaagaggctttaggtaaaaagaagccagcacattttcgaaacacacgtgctttgcagaagtgcaacgaacgacccatcctacactttcacataagtccgcgctccgtccttttactgccaatgtacccgtcgcttcgagatagacagcagacaccacgtgtttcggttggacagggcccgaaaagaatagaaacagaaagtcttcgagttgctatacagaagaaaaggcataccaatcctgtttccgttttccaataccctgagttgaCGTCAGCTACAAGGCGGAACgaactaagccataaattacccaaaactgtaggaaaccgttgtccaccgccgactcgcaggacaatacggtaataaaccgcgaccctggcgaaatgctttgggcgaccagcctgattaatttttgggaactatcaattaaaaagtaatatccaacatcaatacgcctcgcggagagatacgggaagaaagggggtaactcgtttactgcgcgtagtcccgcctgcttcgtgtttccttcaaattaaagacagatcccttatctctcgagtataagcacgcgctagaattgccaaacaaaagcacgcgttgacgtattccgtgcgagaaaaggtgggcttcggggaggagatattgctgtgaagagggcctcttcaagacagtggccgcttcagagagatgcagggcagattggttaggttccgaccaatcggacttcatgcccaccttttctcgcacggaatacgtcaatgcgtgcttttgttttgaaattcgagcgcgtccttatacttgagagataagggacctgcctttaattggaaggaaggacgaagcaggtgggactacgcgcagtcagcgagttaacccctttcttcctgtgtctctccgcgagacgtatttaaaattaatcaggctgatgggcctGCATTAAGCAtatcgccagggtcgcggtttatgaccgtagtgtcctgcgagtcggcggtagagaacgatttgttttgtgtaatttatggcttagctggttccgtctcgtagcagacgtgaactcagggtatcggaaaacggaaacaggaacggtatgccttttcttctttatagcaactcgaagactttctgtttctattcttttcgggccctgtcgaaccgaaacacgtggtgtctgctgtctatctcgaagcgaCGGGtgcattggcagtaaaaggacggagcgcggacttatgtgaaagtgtaggatgggtccttcgttgcacttctgcaaagcacgtgtgtttcgaaaatgtgctggcttctttttacctaaagcctcttgtcctggtgggagttaactcataatggaacgagagaaactacttgggggtagaggaagttgcttggaaaaaatcctgtcagtcagctagcaatctcgtcccagaaatgttcaccgctcaagaatattacgcgatgttctgggtatacgccgggaacaacgggaacgcaagtgctactgtgctagcgtttgcacgggaatacccgcacatccaaacccccagcaaGGGTACGATTCgacgtttggcgtcaagattattctcaacggagtcaatgatgccgcaaggcgtgcataaacgctgagggtggtcacatcgagcaactgctcaactaacagtaatcggcccctttcgggatcaccaattttataacgtaggaacaacacgttccatgaaaagtaaattaagtgatgagtgttagtggccgtgcagtgaagtgaatattcggtacattaacccgaacgcacttgacgttgcgatccttacctttgggtggtgtcgtatacctgcgatcagctgagcagtgggcgcaaccctaccataaatcttttcgtccaccgataaccaggatcggcacagtgacctacttacttagtgacacaggattccgaaaaggaaggaaaggaaggaaaggaatgctcgtaggcgtgagtgttatttaatttattagtgattattaggtgtagaaataaattctgttcgattttagggttcaataacagtttgatttaaaaaatatgaaaacaactcaatcatcgaaataatttccattattgttaattaccttttgccatttttctggtagcttacgaatatcactgcgatagaaatttggttgctttatactgattatgtaaatccaaacggaaagactttattcatacacctaatattattttttaaatttagttatgttggccgtaattaaactacggatttttacctcaataacgaattacgatcacttgtcgtacattttctgttacaataccttttcgtttatgccttatttgaaaacgaaatttacgtatttcttgttctctcacttcaaacaattattatttaagattttgcttaaaaaaaaaaactgtataacgcggtttccttcgatgcatgccgacttgcttgttcgtacctgcctagtacaagcgcagccgcctaccgcgtagccaacgctacaacgggaactcgggcggaaggcgcgcgctctgattggtcgggggtttttgttaatatctcgttaacgaagcttcggtcaatattttcgctaaggaaaaagttgtttcaaatcaccccctgagtcactcctttcaaggaactccgacatttttgggacaccctgtagagcacattagtacaaagataaagtaaatataacaaaaacataaaataacataaaataaaatgtaaaacaataaataaaaacaaacaaaccagtctgagccctaagacctactcacagcaccaaaggtgcttaaattaatttaaattaaattaaattaaattacagaGGTAACAGTCTCCTAAGCAATTGGTTCCTGAACGAAGCGAAGCAGACAGCGAACAAGTCTATGTCAGCGGGGCACTGGTTCATCTCATCCATAGCACGATTTAAGGGATCGACTGTATAGTGATAATATTCAGGGACAACCGATACATAAAGAGGTCTCGGACGCAATGACCGTTGTGGGGCTCGCAGACGAATCAGTGCGACTAAATCCTGGCAGTTAATCTGGCCATGGATtactttgtacaaaaataatagGTCAGAACAGATACGGCGGTCACTGAGTTTAGAAAGCCTCATCATTCGCAAAGCTGGACTGTAATCATGGTCATCAAACCGCATAGGGCTACCAGTAGCTCTCATAGCAAATCTAAGAAACTTATGCTGGACCCTTTCAATTAAACAGACATAATGCTTATGTTTTGGGCTTCAGATAACCTTACCAAAGCAACGTACAACAATTTCAGCGTCCTGATCTGTCTGAAGTGTTTGGCAAACCTGGCGATAAACCCGAGGGTTTTCATCGCCCTACACGTGATGCTGCGATAATGGTTGCGGAAGTCCAAACCAGAAGTAAATGTAACCCCAAGGTCAGAGACTTCCGTCACCACAGCCAACGGAGTGTCACCAAGCTTATACGACGATGGAATGCAAATAGTAGTCCTAGGGGTCCTTAATAACATACATTTTCCGGTATTTAGATGCATCTTGTTGGCGATACACCACTGCTCAAACCTAAAAAGATCGGTCTGCAACAAGTCAACGTCAAAAGCCCCACTAATAGTTGGGAAAATTTTTAGATCGTCAGCGTACATAAGGAACTTACTGTGCAGGAAAACTTCGTTGATATCATTAACAAAAATAAGGAACAGGAGGGGACCAAGGTGCGATCTCTGGGGGACCCCCGACGTCACCCTAACTTGATCAGAAAACTGTTCCTGCAACCTTATAACTTGCACACGGCCTTCGAGATAGCTGACGATCCAAGCAAGGAGAGGCCCGTTGATACCAATTgagattaatttattatacagGATATAATGATCAACAGAGTCGAATGCCTTCCTGAAGTCTGTGTATACGGTGTCGACTTGCAGCCCCGCATCCAATGCAGCAGAAACAGAGCTGTGGTATACCGCCAGATTGCTTGTCGTTGACCTACTAGGAACAAATCCGTGTTGTTCCTCGGAGATGACACTTGCGAGACAGGGCGTTAAGTACTCCGTTACAATTTCCTCGAAGATCTTAGGTATGACAGATGATTTGCAAATCGGTCGATAGTTTCTTACATCTGCGCGGTCGCCTGCCTTAAATACCGGGGTAACCAAAGTAGTCTTCCAAACTGCTGGGAAAGTGCCCCTTGAAAGTGAGGAGTTAAAAATATGCCAGAGAGGCCTTGCAAGAATGAAGCGACACTCCTTTAAAAACAAAGGCGGAATTCCATCATATCCCGGACCTTTAGCAGTATTTAGTAATTCAAGCTTGGAATATATTTGACCAATAGAAATAGATATAgagtgaatatttatttcattgccAGATGAAGGCCCGGGATTCAAGGCAGGCGTTGCTCCGGATTGAGGATTATAAACAAAGCCAAAAAACTCAGCAAATAGGTTAGCAACTGCCAAGTGCGTAGAAGCAGAAGTACGGTCAAGATGCACCTTATCAGGAATTCCTTGCCCACATCGCTTAGAATTTACAAATTTCCAAAAACTAGATACATTACCTAAAACCTCGCTCTCAACACCATCAATGTAAATACGGTGATCACGCAAAAGGGCAACTTTGCATTTATATCTAAGGCTGGAAAAGTTCAGATAATCAGAAAGAGCACCCGTTAGCTTAAAGTTTCTATGCGCTATTTTGTTATGTCGGATTAGGGACCTCAAACCAGGGGAAAACCAGTGTGGAAACGTGGATCGTACTACAGACCGAATTGGAATAAAGGCATCAATTGCTCGATTAATATGACCATATAGACGATCCAGGGCAACGTCTGGCTCAATGTCACCGATCTCCTTATCCCAATCCACTGAATTAAAATAATCTAATACACCAGGGAAATCCCCATGTTTGAAGTCCCTGAAATCGATATTTCCAGCCCCAAGGTTCTGACTTGTGACCAAGTCACCGAAAAGCACATACAGAGGCGGGTGGTAGGCGCCAGGTCCAATAAGGGCATCAATGACTCGGTCAACCGTGACCTTAGGACAGTTAACAAAGATAAGGTCTAACATGGCATCGTATTCATTGAAAACTGTATTCACTTGGGTAAGGTTACGGTAACCTGCACAACCCAGAAGGAGATCGATTGCAGCAGACTCGTTCGACGATACACCCAACTTCCTAAAGCACGTCTGACCCGAGTCAATGTACCACAACGCATGAGGGAGATTGTAGTCACCGAACAAGGAGAAGGAATCCTCACTATAATTATGGAATAATTCTGTGACGGTGTCAACATGACTCGTATAAAGTGAAGCTCAGGAGATGAGATCGCAGAAGTGAGCCAGGTCTcaactaaaataataatatcgtAAGACACTGCAGAAGAAACTACCTTCGGAACACCTTGAATATAGCGAATGGTCATATGGGTCTCGCCAAGCTCATGAAGGTTACGCAGCTTCGTCCTGAGCTGTTAGAGAGTCTCGCGTTGTTGCCTGGTCTTATGATCCGAGATTTTTGCTGGGCCTTTGTAGCGGTGCTTGTTTTGCAAAATCGATTTAATCGTAGCTGCAGAGTCGAGCCAAACACACAGAGGTCTGCAAGGTGTTGTGCCTAGTTTTCCAAGACGATAAGTGGTCTGAGTCTGGGTAACCAGAGGACAGATCTTCCTCAGAATAGAACGTGCTCCTTCAGCATCCGCAGATCTAGCGAGCTCCAAAGAGGTTTCCTTCGGTTCCGGCATATTAAAGATTAGGACGTTTCTGGATCTCTGCTCCCTGTCGTTTAATTCCTCGATGACGTCATCCGCGGAAGATGAAGGCTGTTGCTCAGAGGGGATGGAAGATTTGTCTTCCAGTGCCTTAACACGATCAGACAGCAACTTAATCTCCGACTTCATGTCCGATAATTCCGTTTTTAAGACAGATAACATTTCTGATCGAAAGGCCGCAAGCTGTGTCTTAAGCTGCTCCTTAATAGTGTCCTTGATAGCATCAATTGTGGGCAATGAAGAATGCGACTGGAGCGTGGCCGTTGGTATGGTAGAgagtgtttgtgtttgtgtttgtacCAGTGATGCGATGGACTGGTTAACGGCGGTTATTGGCCTTGGGGATCCAGAACGACAATTTAAAAGACTGCCGTCGTACCATGGATGCCCCGAACGGCTTAAACAGGTAGATCCGGGGTGACAAAACATTCTACAGCCAGGACAAGTGACCGGATTAGCCACTTGGACACCGCAGCCCTTACATTTCTTTGGTCCCACCGGCATTTCAGATGACAAGAAACAATACTAACAGTAACTCAGACACTCAGAGGCCACAGAACACAAACAGCACCAATGATATTACACGGCTTTAGACATAAGAGCTAAGATCCATTATAAAATAATGTCCAGAAAATATGTACGGACGAAAAAGCCACAAGAATCACGAAACAGTACGATCTTgtttgtttattaagagaacagTGTTCGATATCCTTAACTTGGCCCCATTAACACGGAGATTGATTTTTCCCACTTGCGTCGGCACACAGAAAATGAGGATAATTTAATTATCAGCGATACACCAGGATGCCATCGAGGATATTGCGGCGTTCTGTGGATCGACGATTATCTAGATCCGGGCGCGCCGAGTGTCTGATCTCAActctatatattatatattgttacattaataagaatataataataatatataataataacaatatatatataatatataaaaggaaaaaaaggaaaaaggaaaaaattaagaatagaagaaaaataatgataatataaaaactaataataataatatataatatatatatgaaaaaaagaaaaaaataacaataaaagaaaaataatgaaaatataaaaactaatagcGTGGGGGTGATGGGGGTGATGGTGGTGACAGTTGTGGTGATGCGAATATCTGCACCATCGGCCGCCGTGGTCGCTGTAGGATCCACAACACTACATATGGCCGCTGTCACAGGGGCCGCAACACCCGCTGCAGCGGCGCGGGGTGCAGCAAGTCCTAGAACACACAATCAACCATATAATATTGAcacattaaacatattaaacatcAAACACACAAAGCATTGCAAAGTATTACGTATCTGCGGAGGCGGTGGCGATGGAAATCGCGACGGCGACCGCGACGGCGGCGAAGAAGGCGAAGGTGACGGCGGCGGCGAGTCCCAATCGCTTTGACCAGGCGGGTGACGGCGGTAGCGAGTTCTACAACATAATCGGTAATATAATACTGATGAATActgcgatataagttattattattataagcatttaaatatgtttaaacaacgatcaaaggaaaatgtttaaagaaaaagttcAGTGGCTAACATAGTCACTTGATTCGATCTCACTCGGTTTTCGAAGgttaaatgtaataaatgtcaaaatattGCGAAGTACATACCTCGGGATTCTCCCGGCTCTGCGCGGGATCGCACTAGGGGGCTATTCTCCATAATCTCATTTTCGCaagaaattattgcacaaaaaaTCCGATTGTACGTCTTCAACGTTTGatggacaactggtctcgctgcatctcctggctcttgcatgtcaaaaccacctcctatgatgaaatcgagaaatgtgtagctttgcaaagtaggatgcctttgttcttcaccatcttcatcacaggccacctgcattttcgctgaccatcctcctccatgtacttatcttcttcttcttcttcttcactgatcgtcctctccttattcacacacatcttctttcccttcttctttggacacatcattcgactagaccataccactctgatcacgtattgaacatgtatcgaactcTGATCGCATAttgaacacctatcataccactctgaacgtgcatcgaacgtgtattgaacatgtatcaaacgtgaatagcaccactttgatcgcatatcaaccgtgtatcgaacatgtattgaactactttgaacatgtatcgaacgtgaatcgtaccactctgaacgtgtatcgaacgtctatcgaaccactttgaacatgtatggaacatctatcgaacgtctatcgtaccactttgaacatctatcgaacgtctatcgtaccactctgaacatctatcgaacgtctatcggaccactttgaacatctaacgaacgtctatcataccactttgatcat is drawn from Andrena cerasifolii isolate SP2316 chromosome 8, iyAndCera1_principal, whole genome shotgun sequence and contains these coding sequences:
- the LOC143372037 gene encoding uncharacterized protein LOC143372037; amino-acid sequence: MPVGPKKCKGCGVQVANPVTCPGCRMFCHPGSTCLSRSGHPWYDGSLLNCRSGSPRPITAVNQSIASLVQTQTQTLSTIPTATLQSHSSLPTIDAIKDTIKEQLKTQLAAFRSEMLSVLKTELSDMKSEIKLLSDRVKALEDKSSIPSEQQPSSSADDVIEELNDREQRSRNVLIFNMPEPKETSLELARSADAEGARSILRKICPLVTQTQTTYRLGKLGTTPCRPLCVWLDSAATIKSILQNKHRYKGPAKISDHKTRQQRETL